The Risungbinella massiliensis sequence TGTTGCAAGTGTGATGGTTTTCTACTCTCGTAAAATTATTGGCTGGCATGCTGACAACCGAATGACTAAAGAGCTTGTTTTGACTGCTTCAGATCGTGCGTACAAACAACAGAAGCCAAAAAACTCAGTACTTCATCATTCTGATCGTGGAAGTCAATATGCTTCGCATAAATACCAAAAAAGACTGAAACAGTATGGATTGGAAGGAAGTATGAGTCGTAAAGGAAACTGCTATGACAATGCGTGCATTGAATCCTTTCACAGTATATTGAAGAAAGAACTGGTGTATCTTTCCCGCTTCCTGTCTAGAAAACAAGCGAAACAATATATATTTNTCCAATTTTTCTACAACCGTAAAAGAATTCACTCATCCATTGACTACGAACGTATGTACTTCAAGAAATACAGCTCTGCTGCATAACAAAACTCGTTTTTTTCTGTCTACTTTCTTGACCTAATACCATTTTCACTAGTTGTTAAGTTATTATCCAAATAAGGTAAGAACTAGTTTCGTTAATGGCAAGTAACACGTGGTGAATATTAAAGTATTGGGTAGAAGAAGGAAAGAGGATCTGAGAAGTAAACTTTTTAAAAGCTTATTAAGCTCTTATGGTTTATTTAGGTTGGCGTATTTATAAATAACTTAGAAATATTGGACAGTAGTATGAGAAAAAACTCATGTATGATTAAATTAAGGGGATTTAGACTTAAAACATCAAATTAGTAACATTAGATATTATTTACTTTTCTCTTTAATTCCACCATATATATATAATTCATTCCAAAAAGGAATAGAGATGCAATACTGATATAAATCCATAATAAAGCCTCTAATCCAAGCTCTCCAATAACAATATAGATAATGGAACAGATACACATTACAAGTGGGAGAAAAACAGGAATGTAACGAAACCTTGTTTGTGGATTAATATTATAAATCAATCTTAATACGCTGGACAATGTAAAAGCACTCCCAAAAAAATTAGTAAACATAAGAGAAAAATTAGATCCTGTAAAATACAACATTGTTAAGAAAATGATAAATACATAACCAAGAATGACTGGAAATGAATATAATGATTTTGTAATATAACTAACCAGGAAGACTAATAAGGTGAATAATATTATTACTATTGGAAAAAGTTCAAAAAGTTCTTTCATTGTGTTCCCTCCTATAAAATTAATTCTAATTTTTTAATTATAATTGAATAGTGCCGAAATTGGCAATGTAGTTAGTTTTTCTATGTGTATCTACATTGTAGAGTAAAATAACAAATCTAACCCATGTTTGGGCGTAAGGAATTGGATTACCATTGTCTACAGGTAGCCAAGATTTGAGTAAATTGAGATAACGAAAGTGAAATGGTAGAGATCTTTTTCTGATATTTCATTATCACAGTGATGGTAAATTGATTTGGGTTTATAAAATTATTAGATGTTGAAAATCCAATTTGTATTTAGCATTGAATAATTTTTCCGTCATATTGGCATACCTATAACAAAGTAAATTATTACAATTTTCACAACCATAATACATAATAGAATGAAAGGATAACAATATGAGGTGAAGAGTTATGAGTAATTCATGTATGCTGTTAATAGAAAAAAGAATAGATAATAAATCTATAGAAGAAATCATTTTTGAACTCGGATTTGAAAGCGATGATCTAGAAGATAGATATTTTTATTTTAATGAATGTTTATCAATAAGAGGTTGTTGGTTTAGTTTAAGGTTAGATTATTTTCCAAATAAAACATTATGTGTTGCTACTACTTTTCCAGATAGTAGCTACCATGATGTTGAAATGCAAATAACAGTCTTAAAAAGCATTAAAAATAGATATGGAGGAAAAATCCTGGATTCTAAATCGGAAAAACAAATAATCCCCAAAAATGGGGTTCCACAATTATCTGAATTCGAAATAGCCATAAAGAGAACATATTTGTATTTTCTTGACAATATCCAAAGGGTTGAAATGTTGATAGAAGAAGTTGATGAGAAAACATTTGATATAGAAAAGCGTTCAAGGATACAGATTACGAATCCTTCGATAATTCACCACAATACACTAGTTCCTTTTTGAGTTTCCATTCTCGAAGATTTTCTAAGGACTATTTTTAAACAATATTTATTATTTAATGAGGAGAAAATGTATCTTTACTTCGATGGAAGGAAAGGTGAAATGTCTTATTCAAGTGTAAAAGCTCTATTTACGGGTGAAGAAAAACTAATAAATAAGATATTGGAAGATTATAGTTTTCAAAATTTTAATTCAACAAACAAAGCATTTAACAAATACATGAATATAGAGTTATTTGATATTTTAAGAACTGAAATATTACTAGTGGGGAAGCAAATTAATCTATTGTCTATTTTACGAGAATTAATTGAAAGGCGACACAAAATAATCCATGAAGCTGCTCTTTATGGAAAGTTAGGTACTAAAACTATGAATGTATACTGCCGTTCTCTAAAGAGATTTGCACTTGAGTTTATTCGAGTATTTGAAGAGAAAAATGGTATTAAGTTATTAAAAAAGAATAAAATGATCTCTAACAGCTAGTATAGTAGCCACTTATGGTTAGGTGGCTGTTGTCGCTAATAGATTTGCAAACGAAGTAGAGTGAAATATATTTTCTCTTGTTATACTCTATTACACAATATTGCTGTAGTAAGAGTAAAATCTAATTAAACATGTATCTAGCAGTGGTGGAATCATAAGATACAAATGGCCTCCTCGAATCCTCTTTTTATTGGAGCGCCGGATATTGATGTTGTTTATTCTGGGTCTGTTGATGATAGTGGTAATTTTTCTTTTAACTACAAACATTATGCTGCACCATCTCACGAAATGTATGTTTACAATTATCCTGGAGATATGTGTTGGACTTTATTTAGACATCCATTAAAATCCTTTAATCACTTATTTCCTTGGATGCCTGGTATGAAGGGTGTGATTATACTGATAATTCTAAATATCGTGGTCTTTAATATGAAAGGATTGGGGATCTTTCGTATGTAGTAAAAGTGAGGTGAATGAGATGAAAAAATTTTGGCTTTCACTAGGTGCAGTTATTCTTTTAGCATTTTTACTCATGCCCTTAGCACCGTTAATAATTATTAAGATAACGGATGCTAGACCTCCCAGTGTATATTTAATACCAAATGGCTATAAAGGTTGGTTCTACATTGTATATGATGTGCCAAACACTCCTGAATTGCCCAAATTGGATGATAAGCTAGAGTTCGAAATCCCAAGCAATGGAATACTTAAAACATCGACTAAACACACAGAGTATGGTTGGGCAAAAGATGAGTATTATTATGTAGAAAATGGGAAACGAATAAAAATACCAGAAGAGAAGATGATTCATGGTGGTGGAACTTCTGGTACTGACTATAAAGGCAAATCATATGAATATCAAATGTTTTTTGTAAGTAACCAAAAGGAATTGGAACTCCAATCTGTGGATCTAATGAACTCTGAGTTACGAGAATCTTTGTTTGAAAATAACTGAGATCAAACATATGAATTTGATTGTAGACAAAAAGCCTGTGAAAGAAGCAGGCTTTTTGTGTTTTTATGGTTTTTATGCTAATAAACCCAATTACGAACCAATATGCTCAATTGGTAGTCATACTATTGAATACTCGTTTTTTTATAATTCATCATTATCTCTATGGGTATTATTTGAGTAATTCAGTTCTATTAGATCGTCCTTATGATCCACATTAAATAGGTTGGAGAAAGAATTGCACAGAATTATTTATTCAGTTTGAACTACTTGTTCTTATCTGCATATAAACGTAATAGTTTTTCGGTTGAGGGAAATGCAAGCTCATCCCAAGGAATTTCATCAAAATAGAAAAAACAACCTTTTTGGCTTTCAATGTTCACGATAACTTCTTCATGGTCAGCAATCGCTTCGTAGGTCAATTGGATCAGTCCATCTTCAGTAGAAGAGAATGTATTAATAATGTCATTAACCTCCACAGAAAGACCTGTTTCTTCTTTTACCTCATTTATTATTGTTTCAAAAAGATCATGTCCACGTTCCACATGCCCTCCTGGAAATGCCCATAAGCCCTTTCCGGGCTCTTCATCTCTTTGAAGAAGTAATACTTTGTTTTTATCTCTATTTAGAACCACTGCCACTACTACCAGCTTGGGATCTAAGTAGAAGACAAATTGACAATGATGACATAGTAGTTGAGGTTGGTTGGGAATATGTAAGTCTTCTAATGAAAAATGGTGCCCACAACGTGGACAAAATTTTAAGTCCTTTTTTTTATATCTCCACTGATATTGAAAGTAAAGCTCTTTGTTCATTGTTAAATCTCCTTAATATAAGTCTTTATCTTGAGGCGAGAAATCAGTTTTTTGATAAGGTTTTCAAATTTTAATCATCAATGAACGCTAATTGTTCCTTTTTCTTCTCAAGTGATACAATTGTTTGTAATTTGAGTAGAAAGGTTTGATCCGATGAGTACAAATTTGTATCTTGTAAGGCATGGACAAACAAAGTGGAATGTAGAAGGGCGGCTACAAGGAAGATTGGACTCTCCTTTAACAGAGATAGGTATTGAACAGGCCAAGCAATTAGGGAAACAGTTGAGTGACATTCCTTTCCAGTGTATCTATTCGAGTTCAACGAACCGAGCAGTGGAAACAGCTTCTTATTTAAAAGGGGAGCGTACAATAGATTTAGTGAAAAAAGATTCATTGATGGAGATGAGCTTTTCTAAATGGGAAGGTAGAAAATGGTCAGAGATTCAAGAACTGTTCCCTAAAGAGTTAGACGAAATTAATAATAGCCCTGAAAATTATGACGCAAAAGAATCTCAAGGTGAAACATTATTAGATGTTCAAGAAAGGTCAGTTCCTTTTATTCAAGATATTTTGGAACGACATGTTGGAGAAAATATTTTGGTAGTCACTCACTCCATTGTAATAAAGGTATTAGTTAATTATTTTCGTGGAGGGAGTATAAAATCCGTTTGGGAAGGACCTGATACTGGTTGGGCAAGTGCATTCAAGTTATGTTTTACAAAAGATGGAGTTAAAATATTTTATGAAGGTAATGAGATTTCTTAATTATCAATCAGCCGTAAAAGAAGGACTTGCTATTTCATAGATATGAATTTCATCCATATTATGTAGGTATTTATTTACTTTGAAGAACTCAATACTTATTGAATTAAACTCTGAATGATTTCCTATTTTTGGATAGGTTACAGTTTATTGGACAGAAAAAATAAGGTCAATTACACTTGTTTCAATGGGACATGAAACGAGGAGAATTGATTATGACAAGAAGAAAAAGACGTACTTTTACCGAGGAGTTTAAACACCAAATTGTTCAATTGCATCAAAGTGGGAAACCAAGATGTGAAATTATCAAAGAGTATGATCTTACTCCATCTGCTGTAGATAAGTGGATCAGGCAGAGTCAGAACAGTGGCTCCTTTAAAGAAAAGGACAATCGAACATCCGAAGAAGCTGAATTAATTCAGCTTCGGAAAGAGCTTCAACGTTTACGAATAGAAAATGATATTTTAAAGCAAGCCGCACTGATCATGGGACGAAAGTAAATGTGATCCGAAATAATCGTCACAAATACTCGGTATCAGCAATGTGCGAAGTTCTACAACTTCCTAGAAGCACTTACTATTATGAAAAAAAGAATAGAAAATCCTTGAAGGATACGATCACATCCGTGATCGTGGACATCTTTCAAAAAAGCCGTCAAACCTATGGTACACGAAAAATTAAAGTGGAATTAAAAAAACGGGGATGGATCATTTCTAGAAAACGGATCGGACGAATCATGAACCAACAAGGGCTTATTTCAAAGTACACCATCGCTCAGTTCAAAAAGAGCCGAAGTACCTGTAACGAGTCAAATCATGCAAATTTGTTGGATCGAAAGTTTCAGCAAGATGAAGCATTAAAAGTGATTGTAAGCGATTTAACATATGTACGCATGAAGCAAACATGGCATTATATCTGTGTTTTTGTTGATCTTTTCAATCGGGAGATTATTGGATATAGTGCTGGTCCTAAGAAAGACGCACAGCTAGTGTATCGTGCTCTTTCTTCTATTAAACAAGACCTGCGAAAAATCCAACTTTTTCATACTGATAGAGGAAATGAGTTTAAAAACAAATTAATGGATAAAGCACTCAAAACCTTCCAGATTCAACGCTTGTTGAGCCTAAAAGGATCACCATATGACAATGCAGTAGCAGAAGCTATGTTTAAGATAATGAAAACAGAGTTTGTTAAGAATGCTCGTTTTGAAAGCCTAGAACAACTAGAGTTAGAATTATTTGACTACGTAAACTGGTTTAACAATGTTCGTATTCACAGTACCTTAGACTATCTAACCCCTATGGAGTACAAGTTGAGACACCTTAAAAAAACTGTCTAGTTTACTGTTGACAGTCCATAAACATCCTATATTAAAATGGAAGTGTAATTACCGTATACCCTAAAACGCTAAAAAAGTCGGGTTCCTCTAAGGAACTCGGCTTTTTTGAGTGGAGCTTTATAGTGGCTATATTTTTAAATATTAATCTGGGGTAACTTAGATGAAAAGGATCTAGAGAAGAAGTAGTAAAAAAGATCTAGCATCAATTAGAGATA is a genomic window containing:
- a CDS encoding IS3 family transposase (programmed frameshift), encoding MTRRKRRTFTEEFKHQIVQLHQSGKPRCEIIKEYDLTPSAVDKWIRQSQNSGSFKEKDNRTSEEAELIQLRKELQRLRIENDIFKASRTDHGTKVNVIRNNRHKYSVSAMCEVLQLPRSTYYYEKKNRKSLKDTITSVIVDIFQKSRQTYGTRKIKVELKKRGWIISRKRIGRIMNQQGLISKYTIAQFKKSRSTCNESNHANLLDRKFQQDEALKVIVSDLTYVRMKQTWHYICVFVDLFNREIIGYSAGPKKDAQLVYRALSSIKQDLRKIQLFHTDRGNEFKNKLMDKALKTFQIQRLLSLKGSPYDNAVAEAMFKIMKTEFVKNARFESLEQLELELFDYVNWFNNVRIHSTLDYLTPMEYKLRHLKKTV
- a CDS encoding histidine phosphatase family protein produces the protein MSTNLYLVRHGQTKWNVEGRLQGRLDSPLTEIGIEQAKQLGKQLSDIPFQCIYSSSTNRAVETASYLKGERTIDLVKKDSLMEMSFSKWEGRKWSEIQELFPKELDEINNSPENYDAKESQGETLLDVQERSVPFIQDILERHVGENILVVTHSIVIKVLVNYFRGGSIKSVWEGPDTGWASAFKLCFTKDGVKIFYEGNEIS
- a CDS encoding NUDIX hydrolase is translated as MNKELYFQYQWRYKKKDLKFCPRCGHHFSLEDLHIPNQPQLLCHHCQFVFYLDPKLVVVAVVLNRDKNKVLLLQRDEEPGKGLWAFPGGHVERGHDLFETIINEVKEETGLSVEVNDIINTFSSTEDGLIQLTYEAIADHEEVIVNIESQKGCFFYFDEIPWDELAFPSTEKLLRLYADKNK
- a CDS encoding DUF6843 domain-containing protein encodes the protein MKKFWLSLGAVILLAFLLMPLAPLIIIKITDARPPSVYLIPNGYKGWFYIVYDVPNTPELPKLDDKLEFEIPSNGILKTSTKHTEYGWAKDEYYYVENGKRIKIPEEKMIHGGGTSGTDYKGKSYEYQMFFVSNQKELELQSVDLMNSELRESLFENN